AAGAAAATAAGCAAGATTGGATAAAACAGTATCTTTCTTCTTTTGTCTTTGCTAATGCTTTGTTTATCGAGGACTGATGCTAGACGTTTGCCGCTAAATGAGCAAGAATACTTCCCTTAGCTTTAGCTGCGTTAAATATATTTGCCGTTCTACCGTATGAACAGATATATTCAGTTTGTTGGCTATCTCTCTATGGCTTTTGCCTTTAAAACGGCTGAGTTTAAATATGCTCCTTCTACGTTCAGGAACAGTTTCCAACATTATAAAGATGTTTTGCAGTATTTCCCGACGGTATATGTCCGCCCAGAAATTATCATTATTTGCCTGTTCATAGAATGGAAACTCCTGTATAAAACGCTCTCTATATTCCTGTTTTATCCGCTGATGCTTAAGAATGTTTAAAGCTATATTTCTAGTCATAACCAAAAGATAAGAGTCTAGTTTCCGCTCATTGCTCACCCAGATTTCCTGTTGTTCCCAAAGCTTGATAAATACTTCCTGTGCCACATCTTCTGCATCACACTCTGATTTCAACAATCTGTATGCATATTTTCTTATTTTCGAAAAGTTTGCATAATAAAACGCTGAAAATCTTTCTTCTACTTGGTTACTGTTATCTATCATGGCAATAAATATTTTGGTGGCGTAGGTAAAACCCATCACTTTGAAGAACACAAAAATAGCCCCAGCATTACCTCGTATTCTCACAGATACTCGGATAAACCGGGGCTTCCCTTGTGTATTACCAATACCTATTTCACATTATTATGTAAAAAAGTCATTTATTTTTTATCGAAGCGTACATCATGCTCCCAACGTCTGACAAGACCTTCACCTGCAGTCATACCACGTCCTTGTCCGGTAGCATCCCTGAATGTACTGCCTTCGCCCTCATCCAATGGCCAAAGACCAATCAAGTTCGGATTCTTAGGATTAACTTCAAAGAACATATTATTCTGAATTTCAGCTTGCGAACGAGCATAATTCCAGAAACGTACCTGACTCATAGCACATTCTGCCGGGAAATATGTAGCACTACTGGAAATCATCTGCAAGCCATTTATTACCATTCCACCTTTCGGAGCAGGCACCTGCTTTCCTGCCACACGTTCTCCGTCACGATAGATGATGAGTTCACTTCCGTTATAAACAATTGCCAAATGATACCATTGATTGATATTCCAATCCTTTGCAGTCTCTGTTCCACCGTCACCATGAGCTTTAACTTGCAGATAGTTGTAAGGACGGTTGGCATCACCAAAACGAACATACACCTCATTATTGGCACGAACATTAAAAATAGCCTGATTATTTTTATTCAAGTTACTCATACGTACCCATGTTTCCAATGTGTAAGTCTCTACAGAAACACCCCAGTCTGTATCCGGGTCTGTCTCTACCCTTTCCGAACTGCGGGGTTTCATCACTGGAACAGATACATTCAACGGCTTGGAGAGTACATAGATAAAATGCCCTTGCGCAGCAGATTTCTTCACATCACCTTTCAACACATTACCCAATGCTAAAGGAACGGCATAAGTAACACCATTCGTTGCAAAGTCATTAATATGCAACTGGAAAGTGGCACTAATTTCACCGGCAGGAATAGTCACCGTAGCACCTTGCGGC
This portion of the Bacteroides acidifaciens genome encodes:
- a CDS encoding RNA polymerase sigma-70 factor, coding for MIDNSNQVEERFSAFYYANFSKIRKYAYRLLKSECDAEDVAQEVFIKLWEQQEIWVSNERKLDSYLLVMTRNIALNILKHQRIKQEYRERFIQEFPFYEQANNDNFWADIYRREILQNIFIMLETVPERRRSIFKLSRFKGKSHREIANKLNISVHTVERQIYLTQLKLREVFLLI
- a CDS encoding DUF1735 and LamG domain-containing protein — protein: MKYIYLSSFIIALSAFLFMGCDNADYKAQGNSLYIADAAGTAKAVTITMDGGADINVTVRLAQKLAEDVEVEIGFAPEIIAGYNANNGTEYEALSAEHLPQGATVTIPAGEISATFQLHINDFATNGVTYAVPLALGNVLKGDVKKSAAQGHFIYVLSKPLNVSVPVMKPRSSERVETDPDTDWGVSVETYTLETWVRMSNLNKNNQAIFNVRANNEVYVRFGDANRPYNYLQVKAHGDGGTETAKDWNINQWYHLAIVYNGSELIIYRDGERVAGKQVPAPKGGMVINGLQMISSSATYFPAECAMSQVRFWNYARSQAEIQNNMFFEVNPKNPNLIGLWPLDEGEGSTFRDATGQGRGMTAGEGLVRRWEHDVRFDKK